Proteins encoded within one genomic window of Balaenoptera musculus isolate JJ_BM4_2016_0621 chromosome 12, mBalMus1.pri.v3, whole genome shotgun sequence:
- the SLC17A5 gene encoding sialin isoform X3, translating to MKSPVPDLAPSDGEEGEDRTPLLQRAPRAETAPVCCSARYNLAFLAFFGFFVLYSLRVNLSVALVDMVDSNTTAAENRTANECSEHAAPIKVLHNQTGKKYRWDAETQGWILGSFFYGYIITQIPAGYVASRSGGKLLLGFGILGTSVFTLFTPLAADFGVGALVALRALEGLGEGVTFPAMHAMWSSWAPPLERSKLLSISYAGAQLGTVVSLPLSGIICFYMNWTYVFYLFGIVGIIWFILWIWLVSDTPETHKTISPYEKEYILSSLRNQLSSQKSVPWTPMLKSLALWAIVVAHFSYNWTFYTLLTLLPTYMKEVLRFNIQENGFLSAVPYLGCWLCMILSGQAADNLRAKWNFSTLCVRRVFSLIGTIGPAVFLVAAGFIGCDYSLAVAFLTISTTLGGFCSSGFSINHLDIAPSTLLENGKLFSALPLLSTYLVPFSSHCSPKVKYKTGLLGITVDTETEGTNK from the exons CTCCAGTGTGCTGCTCTGCTCGTTACAACCTAGCATTTTTGGCCTTCTTTGGTTTCTTCGTCCTCTATTCGTTACGGGTGAATCTGAGTGTGGCATTAGTGGATATGGTGGATTCCAACACAACTGCAGCAGAGAATAGAACTGCCAACGAGTGTTCAGAGCATGCAGCTCCCATAAAAGTTCTTCACAACCAAACA GGTAAAAAGTACCGATGGGATGCAGAAACTCAAGGATGGATTCTCGGGTCTTTTTTTTACGGTTACATCATCACGCAGATCCCTGCAGGATATGTTGCCAGCAGAAGTGGGGGAAAACTGCTGCTGGGATTTGGAATCCTCGGCACCTCTGTCTTCACCCTGTTCACTCCCCTCGCCGCAGATTTCGGAGTTGGAGCCCTCGTCGCACTCAGGGCTCTAGAAGGACTAGgagag GGTGTCACATTTCCAGCCATGCATGCCATGTGGTCTTCCTGGGCTCCTCCTCTTGAAAGAAGCAAGCTTCTCAGCATTTCATATGCAG GAGCACAGCTTGGGACAGtagtttctcttcctctttctggaatAATTTGCTTCTATATGAATTGGACTTACGTCTTCTACCTCTTTG gtatagttggaatcatttggtttattttatggATCTGGTTAGTTAGTGATACACCAGAAACTCACAAGACAATCTCCCCCTATGAAAAGGAATACATTCTTTCATCATTAAGAAATCAG ctctcTTCACAGAAGTCAGTGCCATGGACACCTATGCTGAAATCACTAGCACTTTGGGCTATTGTAGTTGCACATTTTTCTTACAACTGGACTTTTTATACTTTATTGACCTTATTGCCTACTTACATGAAGGAGGTCCTAAGGTTCAATATTCAAGag AATGGGTTTTTATCTGCAGTCCCTTATTTAGGCTGTTGGTTATGTATGATCCTGTCTGGTCAGGCCGCTGACAATTTAAGGGCAAAATGGAATTTTTCAACTCTATGTGTTCGAAGAGTTTTTAGCCTTATAG GAACGATTGGACCTGCAGTATTCCTGGTAGCCGCCGGATTTATAGGCTGTGATTATTCTTTGGCTGTTGCGTTCCTAACCATATCAACAACACTGGGGGGCTTCTGCTCTTCTGGATTCAGCATCAACCATCTGGACATTGCTCCTTC aaCACTGTTGGAGAATGGCAAACTGTTTTCTGCACTGCCGCTACTATCAACGTATTTGGTGCCATTTTCTTCACACTGTTCGCCAAAGGTGAAGTACAAAACTGGGCTGTTAGGGATCACCGTGGACACAGAAACTGAAGGAACCAATAAATAA
- the SLC17A5 gene encoding sialin isoform X2, producing the protein MKSPVPDLAPSDGEEGEDRTPLLQRAPRAETAPVCCSARYNLAFLAFFGFFVLYSLRVNLSVALVDMVDSNTTAAENRTANECSEHAAPIKVLHNQTGKKYRWDAETQGWILGSFFYGYIITQIPAGYVASRSGGKLLLGFGILGTSVFTLFTPLAADFGVGALVALRALEGLGEGVTFPAMHAMWSSWAPPLERSKLLSISYAGAQLGTVVSLPLSGIICFYMNWTYVFYLFGIVGIIWFILWIWLVSDTPETHKTISPYEKEYILSSLRNQLSSQKSVPWTPMLKSLALWAIVVAHFSYNWTFYTLLTLLPTYMKEVLRFNIQENGFLSAVPYLGCWLCMILSGQAADNLRAKWNFSTLCVRRVFSLIGTIGPAVFLVAAGFIGCDYSLAVAFLTISTTLGGFCSSGFSINHLDIAPSYAGILLGITNTFATIPGMIGPIIARSLTPENTVGEWQTVFCTAATINVFGAIFFTLFAKGEVQNWAVRDHRGHRN; encoded by the exons CTCCAGTGTGCTGCTCTGCTCGTTACAACCTAGCATTTTTGGCCTTCTTTGGTTTCTTCGTCCTCTATTCGTTACGGGTGAATCTGAGTGTGGCATTAGTGGATATGGTGGATTCCAACACAACTGCAGCAGAGAATAGAACTGCCAACGAGTGTTCAGAGCATGCAGCTCCCATAAAAGTTCTTCACAACCAAACA GGTAAAAAGTACCGATGGGATGCAGAAACTCAAGGATGGATTCTCGGGTCTTTTTTTTACGGTTACATCATCACGCAGATCCCTGCAGGATATGTTGCCAGCAGAAGTGGGGGAAAACTGCTGCTGGGATTTGGAATCCTCGGCACCTCTGTCTTCACCCTGTTCACTCCCCTCGCCGCAGATTTCGGAGTTGGAGCCCTCGTCGCACTCAGGGCTCTAGAAGGACTAGgagag GGTGTCACATTTCCAGCCATGCATGCCATGTGGTCTTCCTGGGCTCCTCCTCTTGAAAGAAGCAAGCTTCTCAGCATTTCATATGCAG GAGCACAGCTTGGGACAGtagtttctcttcctctttctggaatAATTTGCTTCTATATGAATTGGACTTACGTCTTCTACCTCTTTG gtatagttggaatcatttggtttattttatggATCTGGTTAGTTAGTGATACACCAGAAACTCACAAGACAATCTCCCCCTATGAAAAGGAATACATTCTTTCATCATTAAGAAATCAG ctctcTTCACAGAAGTCAGTGCCATGGACACCTATGCTGAAATCACTAGCACTTTGGGCTATTGTAGTTGCACATTTTTCTTACAACTGGACTTTTTATACTTTATTGACCTTATTGCCTACTTACATGAAGGAGGTCCTAAGGTTCAATATTCAAGag AATGGGTTTTTATCTGCAGTCCCTTATTTAGGCTGTTGGTTATGTATGATCCTGTCTGGTCAGGCCGCTGACAATTTAAGGGCAAAATGGAATTTTTCAACTCTATGTGTTCGAAGAGTTTTTAGCCTTATAG GAACGATTGGACCTGCAGTATTCCTGGTAGCCGCCGGATTTATAGGCTGTGATTATTCTTTGGCTGTTGCGTTCCTAACCATATCAACAACACTGGGGGGCTTCTGCTCTTCTGGATTCAGCATCAACCATCTGGACATTGCTCCTTC GTATGCTGGTATCCTCCTGGGCATCACAAATACATTTGCCACTATACCTGGAATGATCGGGCCCATCATTGCCAGAAGTCTGACCCCTGAG aaCACTGTTGGAGAATGGCAAACTGTTTTCTGCACTGCCGCTACTATCAACGTATTTGGTGCCATTTTCTTCACACTGTTCGCCAAAGGTGAAGTACAAAACTGGGCTGTTAGGGATCACCGTGGACACAGAAACTGA
- the SLC17A5 gene encoding sialin isoform X1, with translation MKSPVPDLAPSDGEEGEDRTPLLQRAPRAETAPVCCSARYNLAFLAFFGFFVLYSLRVNLSVALVDMVDSNTTAAENRTANECSEHAAPIKVLHNQTGKKYRWDAETQGWILGSFFYGYIITQIPAGYVASRSGGKLLLGFGILGTSVFTLFTPLAADFGVGALVALRALEGLGEGVTFPAMHAMWSSWAPPLERSKLLSISYAGAQLGTVVSLPLSGIICFYMNWTYVFYLFGIVGIIWFILWIWLVSDTPETHKTISPYEKEYILSSLRNQLSSQKSVPWTPMLKSLALWAIVVAHFSYNWTFYTLLTLLPTYMKEVLRFNIQENGFLSAVPYLGCWLCMILSGQAADNLRAKWNFSTLCVRRVFSLIGTIGPAVFLVAAGFIGCDYSLAVAFLTISTTLGGFCSSGFSINHLDIAPSYAGILLGITNTFATIPGMIGPIIARSLTPEKGVLGPLSMSHHRCLPLPSWSTVATQEPKSAHYHEQFHSLSLVLALLLGRYGLLNSSLECL, from the exons CTCCAGTGTGCTGCTCTGCTCGTTACAACCTAGCATTTTTGGCCTTCTTTGGTTTCTTCGTCCTCTATTCGTTACGGGTGAATCTGAGTGTGGCATTAGTGGATATGGTGGATTCCAACACAACTGCAGCAGAGAATAGAACTGCCAACGAGTGTTCAGAGCATGCAGCTCCCATAAAAGTTCTTCACAACCAAACA GGTAAAAAGTACCGATGGGATGCAGAAACTCAAGGATGGATTCTCGGGTCTTTTTTTTACGGTTACATCATCACGCAGATCCCTGCAGGATATGTTGCCAGCAGAAGTGGGGGAAAACTGCTGCTGGGATTTGGAATCCTCGGCACCTCTGTCTTCACCCTGTTCACTCCCCTCGCCGCAGATTTCGGAGTTGGAGCCCTCGTCGCACTCAGGGCTCTAGAAGGACTAGgagag GGTGTCACATTTCCAGCCATGCATGCCATGTGGTCTTCCTGGGCTCCTCCTCTTGAAAGAAGCAAGCTTCTCAGCATTTCATATGCAG GAGCACAGCTTGGGACAGtagtttctcttcctctttctggaatAATTTGCTTCTATATGAATTGGACTTACGTCTTCTACCTCTTTG gtatagttggaatcatttggtttattttatggATCTGGTTAGTTAGTGATACACCAGAAACTCACAAGACAATCTCCCCCTATGAAAAGGAATACATTCTTTCATCATTAAGAAATCAG ctctcTTCACAGAAGTCAGTGCCATGGACACCTATGCTGAAATCACTAGCACTTTGGGCTATTGTAGTTGCACATTTTTCTTACAACTGGACTTTTTATACTTTATTGACCTTATTGCCTACTTACATGAAGGAGGTCCTAAGGTTCAATATTCAAGag AATGGGTTTTTATCTGCAGTCCCTTATTTAGGCTGTTGGTTATGTATGATCCTGTCTGGTCAGGCCGCTGACAATTTAAGGGCAAAATGGAATTTTTCAACTCTATGTGTTCGAAGAGTTTTTAGCCTTATAG GAACGATTGGACCTGCAGTATTCCTGGTAGCCGCCGGATTTATAGGCTGTGATTATTCTTTGGCTGTTGCGTTCCTAACCATATCAACAACACTGGGGGGCTTCTGCTCTTCTGGATTCAGCATCAACCATCTGGACATTGCTCCTTC GTATGCTGGTATCCTCCTGGGCATCACAAATACATTTGCCACTATACCTGGAATGATCGGGCCCATCATTGCCAGAAGTCTGACCCCTGAG AAAGGAGTGTTGGGACCGCTCAGTATGTCACATCACAGATGTTTACCCTTACCTTCATGGAGCACTGTGGCAACACAAGAACCTAAGTCAGCACACTACCATGAGCAATTTCATTCATTATCACTAGTCCTGGCACTTCTGCTGGGAAGATATGGACTCCTGAATTCAAGTCTTGAATGTTTGTAA